One segment of Anatilimnocola aggregata DNA contains the following:
- a CDS encoding PSD1 and planctomycete cytochrome C domain-containing protein, with the protein MNICGQPIRLLTFIGALTALVSSSAAAEAPDAGLALFEKSIRPVLVQHCYECHSAAAAAKGKLQAGLSLDTKQGLLTGGESGAAIVPGNAAKSLLIGALKFESYEMPPKGRLPPSVIADFVKWVELGAPDPRDSTAAPTPRRAAFQISAEDRQHWSFQPVSSAPPPAVKDSAWAKDDLDRYVLAKLEQVGNRPGEPANRYELLRRTTFALTGLPPTPEEIAAFVADESSDAFERVVNRLLDSPEFGVQWGRRWLDGVRYADNIDKSGEYRRWVVRAFNSDLPYDQFVKLQIAGDLIPADESIPAERVHSSGASFDGITATGMMSLAVWEQVGRDLAVAEIVDSQIDLVGRQLLGLTVACARCHDHKFDPISAHDYYAMAGIFFSSHIATGKLIADARLATELIEVPLLNAEQVAKNRQLDAVVAETEKQIATIAKKVPQAARLAAVTTQLADLETQLKGAKTAASKKSLTDQIAKLKTEREKLLKDQQSNGWDQNPPELQEIAALRTEIAELRKQKVTAPAVVAIAEGGVPGSNREKIGDAPIYLRGEYQREGEVVPRRFPAILAGEKQASLGTQTKQSGRRELAEWIASADNPLTARVMVNRVWQQMFNKGLVRTADNFGRLGERPTHPELLDHLAQRFVASGWSVKHLVRDIALSATFQQTSFVSPEAARLDPDNLALAHMNRRRLTYEELRDSLLRLGKQVAEDAEAKPIATSSEMPRRTMYEALDRRKTDVTAAIFDGPDSKAIVPARAETTTAPQALFLLNSPLVIDASKRLAEQLTKDSSLSTDDQRLERLWLLTLGRPPDPEEVKTAQGYVADHSWERFIQALLGTNEFSYLD; encoded by the coding sequence ATGAATATCTGCGGCCAACCCATTCGCTTGCTGACCTTTATCGGCGCACTTACTGCGCTCGTCTCAAGCAGTGCAGCAGCTGAAGCGCCCGATGCCGGCCTGGCCCTATTCGAGAAGTCCATCCGGCCGGTCCTGGTGCAACACTGCTACGAATGTCATTCGGCCGCAGCTGCCGCCAAAGGCAAGCTTCAGGCGGGTCTATCGCTCGATACTAAGCAAGGTCTGCTGACGGGGGGCGAGAGTGGTGCGGCAATCGTTCCCGGCAACGCCGCCAAAAGTTTGCTCATCGGCGCTTTGAAGTTCGAGTCGTACGAGATGCCGCCGAAAGGTCGCTTGCCACCGAGCGTGATTGCCGACTTCGTCAAATGGGTAGAACTGGGTGCGCCTGACCCGCGCGATTCGACTGCTGCACCGACGCCCCGCCGCGCTGCCTTTCAAATCTCTGCGGAAGATCGGCAGCATTGGTCGTTTCAACCAGTGAGCAGTGCGCCACCGCCGGCAGTCAAGGATTCGGCTTGGGCGAAAGACGACCTGGACCGTTACGTGCTGGCCAAACTCGAGCAAGTCGGCAATCGTCCCGGTGAGCCCGCCAATCGATACGAACTCTTGCGGCGCACAACTTTCGCTCTGACGGGACTGCCGCCGACTCCGGAAGAAATCGCGGCCTTCGTTGCCGATGAAAGCAGCGACGCCTTCGAGCGCGTCGTGAACCGACTGCTCGACTCGCCTGAGTTCGGCGTGCAATGGGGGCGTCGCTGGCTCGATGGCGTGCGCTATGCCGACAATATCGACAAGTCGGGCGAATATCGCCGCTGGGTAGTTCGCGCGTTCAATAGCGATCTCCCTTACGACCAGTTTGTCAAACTGCAAATTGCTGGCGATCTCATCCCTGCCGATGAGTCCATCCCCGCCGAACGGGTCCATTCCAGTGGTGCCTCGTTCGATGGCATTACGGCCACCGGCATGATGAGCCTGGCCGTGTGGGAACAGGTCGGCCGCGATCTGGCCGTGGCCGAGATCGTCGATAGTCAGATCGATCTGGTCGGTCGGCAATTGCTCGGCCTGACGGTGGCCTGCGCTCGTTGTCACGATCACAAGTTCGATCCCATTTCAGCCCACGACTACTACGCAATGGCGGGCATTTTCTTCAGCAGCCACATTGCCACCGGCAAGCTGATTGCCGATGCCCGCCTGGCAACCGAATTGATCGAGGTGCCGCTTCTCAATGCAGAGCAAGTAGCCAAGAACCGCCAACTCGACGCTGTTGTGGCTGAGACCGAAAAGCAAATTGCGACCATCGCCAAGAAGGTTCCGCAGGCCGCGCGGCTGGCCGCCGTCACCACGCAATTGGCCGACCTCGAAACCCAACTTAAGGGAGCGAAAACCGCGGCCAGCAAAAAGAGCCTGACCGATCAAATTGCCAAGCTGAAAACGGAACGCGAAAAACTACTGAAGGATCAGCAGTCGAACGGCTGGGATCAGAACCCGCCCGAGTTGCAGGAGATCGCTGCCCTGCGAACGGAAATTGCCGAACTGCGCAAGCAGAAAGTTACAGCACCGGCAGTCGTGGCCATTGCCGAAGGTGGCGTGCCGGGCAGCAATCGCGAAAAGATCGGCGATGCTCCCATCTATCTGCGTGGTGAATATCAGCGCGAAGGGGAAGTTGTTCCGCGCCGTTTCCCGGCAATTCTGGCTGGCGAGAAGCAGGCCTCGCTGGGTACACAAACCAAGCAAAGTGGTCGTCGCGAATTGGCCGAGTGGATCGCCTCGGCCGACAACCCGTTAACGGCACGCGTGATGGTGAATCGCGTCTGGCAGCAGATGTTTAATAAGGGACTGGTCCGGACTGCCGACAACTTCGGCCGACTCGGCGAGCGACCGACGCATCCCGAACTGCTCGATCATCTGGCGCAGCGATTTGTCGCCTCGGGTTGGTCGGTCAAGCATTTGGTGCGCGACATCGCCCTCTCCGCCACTTTTCAACAGACAAGTTTCGTTTCACCAGAAGCTGCCCGCCTCGATCCCGATAATCTGGCGCTCGCGCACATGAACCGGCGGCGACTGACGTATGAAGAACTGCGTGATTCGCTCCTGCGACTGGGCAAACAAGTGGCTGAAGATGCGGAGGCGAAGCCAATCGCGACGAGTAGCGAAATGCCCCGCCGGACCATGTACGAAGCGCTCGATCGCCGCAAGACCGATGTGACCGCCGCGATTTTTGATGGCCCCGATTCGAAGGCGATCGTTCCCGCCCGCGCAGAGACGACGACCGCACCGCAGGCCTTGTTTCTGCTGAACAGCCCGCTGGTGATCGATGCCTCCAAACGACTGGCGGAACAGTTGACGAAGGACTCGTCACTGAGCACAGACGACCAGCGCTTGGAGCGACTCTGGCTCCTGACTCTTGGGCGTCCGCCAGACCCTGAGGAAGTGAAAACTGCCCAGGGCTATGTGGCGGACCACTCGTGGGAACGGTTCATTCAAGCCCTGCTGGGAACGAATGAGTTCAGCTATCTCGATTGA